From the genome of Chelonia mydas isolate rCheMyd1 chromosome 2, rCheMyd1.pri.v2, whole genome shotgun sequence, one region includes:
- the PSCA gene encoding prostate stem cell antigen produces the protein MKAFLVILLAAVLCTEPGGSLKCYTCKMQLSNSNCQTQKLCGNDSQACKTDVINVVGFFNVINKECAASCQPNYQDFTVGKQNVSCCSTDLCNHNGAGSVGSSYAATAAGLAASVLCALLRNGL, from the exons ATGAAGGCTTTTCTGGTCATCCTGCTGGCTGCCGTCCTGTGCACAGAGCCAG GTGGTTCTTTGAAATGTTACACGTGCAAGATGCAGCTCAGCAACTCCAACTGTCAGACACAGAAGCTGTGTGGCAACGACTCTCAAGCATGCAAGACGGATGTGATCA ACGTCGTGGGCTTTTTCAATGTCATCAACAAGGAGTGCGCTGCGTCGTGCCAGCCGAACTACCAGGACTTCACCGTGGGAAAGCAGAACGTTTCCTGCTGCAGTACCGACCTCTGCAACCACAACGGGGCGGGCAGCGTGGGCAGCAGCTACGCCGCCACGGCCGCGGGGCTTGCAGCCAGCGTCCTCTGCGCCCTTCTGAGGAACGGGCTGTGA